The following proteins come from a genomic window of Pirellula staleyi DSM 6068:
- a CDS encoding carbon storage regulator, producing the protein MVILVLSRKVGEKLVIGGNITVVVSKVAGNRVTLGIEAPSDVRVIRGELQFEVELPEASAEVVASEADDHATVPFDPAAVRSAERTPVRGNTPLAGRVARTRSDATPRLAK; encoded by the coding sequence ATGGTCATACTCGTTCTCAGTCGCAAGGTTGGCGAAAAGTTGGTGATCGGTGGCAACATCACAGTGGTGGTCAGCAAAGTTGCTGGCAACCGTGTGACCCTTGGCATCGAAGCTCCCAGCGATGTGCGTGTGATTCGTGGCGAACTGCAATTCGAAGTGGAGCTGCCTGAGGCATCCGCTGAAGTAGTTGCCAGCGAAGCCGACGATCACGCAACGGTTCCGTTTGACCCAGCTGCGGTTCGTTCAGCCGAGCGAACTCCTGTGCGGGGCAACACTCCGCTGGCTGGTCGCGTGGCTCGCACAAGAAGCGATGCAACGCCTCGCCTGGCCAAGTAA
- a CDS encoding pyridoxamine 5'-phosphate oxidase family protein, whose protein sequence is MTRPTPEPVDTSKLAELALATMERAKFPMLATIDGDQPRVRPVSPVLTQGFMVYIANLRMYAKTAQIATNPRVELCYLDADHHQVRITAEAEVLDDRDLLEQIWESQPLLRSYLGSIDNPQLIIYRCTPLQVRYMREWAMEYFDVSQLARLKTTDEQIEAALLEVLDDISPPDYGITDPFDINLMFVRTAGVLRLALEKLGCIADPSHEIAIANSGRETPDVSRVYLTLQKLVHAGRTLGRGDWQTLAGPRYTECRKGVEK, encoded by the coding sequence ATGACACGCCCCACCCCCGAGCCGGTCGACACCTCGAAGCTGGCGGAACTTGCTCTGGCGACGATGGAGCGGGCCAAGTTTCCGATGCTCGCGACGATCGATGGCGATCAGCCTCGCGTGCGTCCTGTTTCGCCCGTCCTCACGCAGGGCTTCATGGTCTACATCGCTAATTTGCGGATGTATGCCAAAACAGCTCAGATCGCCACCAATCCGCGCGTGGAGCTTTGCTACCTCGATGCCGACCATCATCAGGTCCGCATCACCGCCGAAGCGGAAGTGCTCGACGATCGCGACTTGCTCGAGCAGATCTGGGAGAGCCAGCCTCTTCTGCGATCGTATCTCGGCAGCATCGACAACCCGCAGCTGATCATCTACCGCTGCACGCCCCTCCAAGTTCGCTACATGCGCGAGTGGGCCATGGAGTATTTTGACGTCTCGCAACTGGCACGACTCAAAACGACCGACGAGCAAATCGAGGCCGCGCTGCTGGAAGTGCTCGACGATATTAGCCCGCCCGACTACGGCATCACCGATCCCTTCGACATCAACTTGATGTTCGTCCGCACCGCCGGTGTTTTGCGCCTCGCACTGGAAAAACTAGGCTGCATCGCCGACCCTTCGCACGAAATCGCCATCGCCAATTCTGGCCGCGAAACACCTGACGTCAGCCGCGTCTATCTCACGCTGCAAAAGCTCGTCCACGCCGGCCGCACCCTCGGCCGCGGCGACTGGCAAACCCTCGCCGGCCCCCGCTACACCGAATGCCGCAAGGGAGTGGAGAAATAG
- a CDS encoding tetratricopeptide repeat protein — translation MCDEHNDLSLQLYDEACKKIHAGDFADAIQLFRRSLELEVNYKSLLHLGRCYLELGQYREAIVPLAAATTLNGQGIAPYNLAIVMQNLGDLNFALKLSELAVARQPDLRRARILMEEIKMKLEEQK, via the coding sequence ATGTGCGATGAACACAACGATCTATCGCTTCAACTCTACGATGAAGCGTGCAAAAAAATACATGCAGGAGATTTCGCCGACGCAATTCAACTTTTTCGTCGCAGCTTGGAATTAGAGGTAAATTACAAATCACTTCTGCATCTGGGACGATGCTATCTAGAACTTGGGCAATACCGTGAAGCAATCGTCCCTCTGGCAGCAGCCACTACACTGAATGGGCAGGGTATCGCGCCCTATAACCTTGCCATCGTGATGCAGAACCTAGGGGACCTAAATTTTGCGTTGAAACTGAGTGAACTCGCAGTAGCAAGGCAACCCGATTTGAGACGAGCACGCATTCTAATGGAAGAAATCAAAATGAAGCTGGAAGAGCAGAAATAA
- a CDS encoding DUF1080 domain-containing protein: protein MSHEISRRTFVQSSVASLAAASVVGSLAYAAEPKDTWIELFDGKSLAGWHKNPTKIGHGTGGIWAVEEGTITGEQDPPGSGNGGILLTDRKFSNFELLIDLKPDWGICSGLFLRANDKGQCLQMMVDYHDAGNVGQIYGEGTGGFNTRAFDIDGEYDAEKKHIGYKTSKHKTAEEVGLVYSCTPEAWVKTWKIADWNTARVIVEGKYPKITTYLNDVKICEFDGEKSTAARYDKEKVLEQLTAEGSIAVQVHGGGNWPIGAKCRWKNIKVRELS, encoded by the coding sequence ATGTCCCACGAAATCTCGCGTCGCACGTTCGTTCAATCGTCGGTGGCCTCGCTCGCTGCGGCGAGTGTCGTCGGCTCTCTCGCCTACGCTGCCGAGCCCAAAGATACCTGGATCGAGTTGTTCGATGGCAAGTCGCTCGCTGGCTGGCATAAGAACCCCACGAAAATCGGTCACGGCACCGGTGGCATCTGGGCTGTCGAAGAGGGAACTATCACCGGCGAGCAAGATCCACCCGGCAGTGGCAACGGCGGTATCCTGCTCACCGATCGGAAGTTCAGCAACTTCGAACTGCTGATCGATCTCAAGCCCGACTGGGGGATCTGCTCGGGACTGTTTCTGCGCGCCAACGACAAAGGCCAATGCCTGCAGATGATGGTCGACTATCACGATGCAGGCAACGTCGGTCAGATCTACGGCGAAGGGACCGGCGGCTTCAACACCCGCGCGTTCGATATCGATGGCGAGTACGACGCCGAGAAGAAGCACATCGGCTACAAAACCTCCAAGCATAAGACTGCGGAGGAAGTGGGACTCGTCTACAGCTGCACCCCCGAAGCATGGGTGAAGACCTGGAAGATCGCCGACTGGAACACCGCTCGCGTGATCGTCGAAGGGAAGTATCCCAAGATCACCACCTATCTGAACGACGTGAAAATCTGCGAGTTCGACGGGGAGAAATCGACCGCCGCCCGCTACGACAAAGAAAAGGTGCTCGAGCAGCTCACCGCTGAAGGAAGCATCGCCGTGCAAGTTCACGGCGGCGGCAACTGGCCCATCGGCGCCAAATGCCGCTGGAAGAACATCAAGGTGCGCGAGTTGAGTTAA
- a CDS encoding sulfatase, with amino-acid sequence MLHDVRWSIRVAWVLSAVAYSLTPGWTLASDANISTPKKRPHILFIAIDDQNDWIGHLGGHPYAKTPHLDALAARGTTLANAHCQAPLCNPSRTSLMFGLRPTSTGIYGLAPWIRTLPEFEKRVSLPQYLQQHGYRTLTTGKIYHGGLGPKKRLEEFDVWGPAGGIGAKPEKKLIPPTPMGNHPLMDWGKFDHRDEDKGDYQITSWAIEQLDDQVQHHAETPMFLSVGYFLPHVPCFISPKWYDEVPQGDKLLPLVAADDRSDIPRFAWYLHWSLPEPRLKWVEDHRQWENLVRSYLASTTFVDAQIGRLLTALEERKLADDTIVVVWGDHGWHLGEKGITGKNTLWERSTRVPLIFAGPGITPKQVCGEPAELLDIFPTLVELAGLPPRNDLEGHSLAPQLRDASRQREWPAITSHNQGNHAIRSARYRYITYADGSEELYDMQSDPRELTNLASDSTWASVIADHRRWLPKMDREPAKGSAHRVLTYDKATDTATWEGTPVKRSDPIPQ; translated from the coding sequence ATGTTGCACGACGTACGTTGGTCGATTCGCGTGGCTTGGGTTCTGTCGGCTGTCGCCTACAGCCTCACGCCCGGTTGGACGTTGGCGTCTGATGCCAACATAAGCACGCCGAAGAAGCGGCCCCACATTTTGTTCATCGCCATCGATGACCAAAACGACTGGATCGGCCATCTTGGCGGGCATCCTTACGCGAAAACACCTCATCTCGATGCGCTCGCTGCGCGGGGGACGACGCTCGCCAACGCCCATTGCCAAGCGCCGCTCTGCAATCCGTCGCGCACCAGTTTGATGTTTGGCCTGCGCCCCACTTCGACCGGCATCTACGGCCTAGCGCCTTGGATTCGAACGCTCCCGGAGTTTGAAAAACGGGTCTCGCTGCCACAGTATTTGCAGCAGCACGGCTATCGCACCCTCACCACGGGCAAGATCTATCACGGCGGCCTAGGGCCGAAAAAAAGACTCGAAGAATTCGACGTTTGGGGCCCCGCTGGTGGCATCGGCGCGAAGCCTGAAAAAAAACTGATCCCGCCCACACCCATGGGAAATCATCCGCTGATGGACTGGGGAAAATTCGATCATCGCGACGAGGATAAAGGGGACTACCAAATCACCAGTTGGGCAATCGAGCAGCTCGACGATCAAGTGCAGCACCACGCCGAAACGCCGATGTTCCTTTCGGTTGGCTATTTTCTTCCGCATGTTCCCTGCTTTATTTCTCCGAAGTGGTACGACGAAGTTCCTCAAGGTGACAAACTCCTGCCACTGGTTGCCGCTGACGATCGTAGCGACATCCCACGTTTTGCCTGGTACCTCCACTGGTCGCTACCCGAGCCTCGGCTGAAATGGGTGGAGGATCATCGTCAGTGGGAAAATCTAGTGCGGTCGTATCTCGCGAGCACTACGTTCGTCGACGCTCAAATCGGTCGATTGCTTACGGCTCTTGAGGAGCGCAAGCTGGCCGACGACACCATCGTGGTGGTGTGGGGCGATCATGGCTGGCACTTGGGTGAAAAAGGGATCACCGGTAAGAACACGCTGTGGGAACGGAGCACGCGCGTGCCACTCATCTTTGCCGGACCGGGTATCACTCCGAAGCAAGTGTGCGGTGAACCTGCGGAGCTGCTCGATATCTTCCCCACACTCGTCGAGCTTGCAGGACTTCCACCACGCAACGACCTCGAAGGGCACTCCCTTGCGCCGCAACTCCGCGACGCGAGCCGCCAGCGCGAGTGGCCTGCGATAACATCGCACAATCAAGGGAATCATGCCATTCGTTCGGCACGATATCGCTATATCACCTACGCCGATGGGAGCGAAGAACTCTACGACATGCAGAGCGACCCACGCGAGCTCACGAACTTGGCGAGCGACAGCACATGGGCCAGCGTCATCGCCGACCATCGCCGCTGGCTACCCAAAATGGATCGCGAGCCAGCGAAGGGGAGCGCTCATCGGGTTTTAACCTACGACAAAGCGACTGACACTGCGACCTGGGAAGGGACGCCCGTGAAACGCTCTGATCCGATTCCGCAGTAG
- a CDS encoding sulfatase — MSLQTRTFHFVLRIAPLLLAAVSWGSGTATADERAAPQVRPNVLLIAIDDLRGDFGPSIDLKVRTPSLDAFAKTARIFAQHYVQVPTCGASRCALLRGCYPTLPVHLSNNAITSTSANWRDDSLPGCFRRAGYTTLALGKVSHHPGGKTGKDWAVGKEELEGVWDRCWIPKSPWKSPEAFMHGYANGEARQRGVSPPFQSVAGDDHSCTDAYIADEAISTLESLKSAKSEQPFFLAVGFMKPHLPFVAPQKYVDLHPVANIPILDQAAASKPNWNSRWHGSGELRASYRENGRTIEQQEYVQQLRQMYAAAVSYVDAQIGRVLAELESSGLAKNTIVVVWGDHGFLLGEHAMWGKHCLYENALRAPLVIRTPDLLEPGASTKSIVETIDIFPTLVELCQLPRPAKLDGTSLVAELRDPATMHQTTAVSYWSGATRTIRSATHRLITDATQDKPELFDYASDPLETQNHANDAPEVARKLEEQLAKFPVVTPPVRPMVEAPQKTNSPSDRP, encoded by the coding sequence ATGTCGCTGCAAACTCGCACTTTTCATTTCGTTTTGCGCATCGCTCCACTGCTGCTCGCTGCGGTGAGCTGGGGGAGCGGCACAGCGACAGCCGACGAGAGAGCGGCACCTCAAGTGCGGCCGAATGTACTGCTGATTGCGATCGATGATCTGCGCGGCGATTTTGGTCCGTCAATAGACTTGAAAGTTCGCACGCCGTCGCTCGATGCTTTTGCGAAAACGGCACGGATCTTTGCGCAGCACTATGTGCAGGTTCCCACCTGTGGCGCGTCGCGCTGTGCGCTGCTGCGAGGCTGTTATCCGACGCTTCCCGTTCATCTGTCGAACAACGCAATCACCAGCACGAGCGCCAACTGGCGCGACGACTCTCTCCCCGGATGTTTTCGCCGCGCTGGCTACACCACGCTGGCCCTCGGCAAAGTATCGCATCACCCAGGGGGCAAGACCGGGAAAGACTGGGCTGTAGGAAAAGAAGAACTCGAAGGCGTGTGGGATCGCTGCTGGATTCCGAAGTCGCCGTGGAAAAGCCCCGAAGCATTCATGCACGGCTATGCCAATGGCGAAGCGCGACAGCGTGGTGTGAGCCCACCTTTCCAAAGTGTCGCGGGAGATGATCACAGCTGCACCGATGCCTACATCGCCGACGAAGCGATCAGCACGCTCGAATCGCTGAAGTCTGCCAAGAGCGAACAGCCGTTCTTTTTGGCGGTTGGCTTCATGAAGCCACACCTCCCCTTTGTCGCGCCGCAAAAGTATGTCGATCTCCATCCAGTTGCAAACATTCCCATTCTTGATCAAGCTGCGGCGAGCAAGCCAAACTGGAACAGCCGCTGGCATGGAAGTGGCGAATTACGAGCTAGTTACAGGGAAAATGGCCGAACGATCGAGCAGCAGGAATACGTGCAGCAGCTGCGGCAAATGTACGCAGCTGCTGTCAGCTACGTCGATGCGCAGATCGGCCGCGTGCTGGCCGAACTAGAGTCGTCGGGCCTCGCCAAAAACACCATTGTGGTGGTGTGGGGAGATCATGGTTTTCTGCTCGGCGAGCACGCGATGTGGGGGAAGCATTGCTTGTATGAAAACGCACTGCGCGCCCCCCTGGTGATTCGTACTCCCGATCTCCTCGAACCAGGGGCGTCGACAAAATCGATTGTCGAGACGATCGACATTTTTCCAACACTTGTCGAGCTCTGCCAACTTCCCCGGCCAGCGAAGCTCGATGGGACGTCGCTCGTTGCCGAACTGCGCGACCCCGCGACTATGCACCAAACGACCGCCGTGAGTTACTGGAGCGGCGCGACGCGCACGATTCGATCGGCCACGCATCGCCTTATCACAGACGCCACACAAGACAAGCCAGAGCTGTTCGACTACGCCAGTGATCCGCTCGAGACGCAGAACCATGCCAACGACGCTCCCGAAGTGGCTCGCAAACTTGAAGAACAACTTGCAAAGTTTCCGGTCGTTACTCCACCGGTTCGCCCAATGGTCGAAGCTCCCCAGAAGACAAATTCTCCAAGCGATCGTCCTTAG
- a CDS encoding sulfatase-like hydrolase/transferase, which translates to MSRSSWCSLLIPLALVVGVLSSTAWAGEKQPSSTALKPNVVFLFADDLSYEALAYAGNGQVKTPNLDRLAKQGTSFSHAYNMGSFSPAVCIASRSMLVTGRSVWKAQTLHAAGGKEPKNVVLWPRQMHGAGYQTFITGKWHVPWNPMLAFDVTAHVRGGMPKDVPSFYDRPHSDKPDTFDPANPGNGGYWQGGKHWSEVTADDAVEFFSASRDKSRPCFMYVAFNAPHDPRQAPQTYLDRYPTETIEVPKDFQPLYPERASIGADEKLRDEKLAPFPRTEFAVRTHRREYYALITHLDDQIGRILDAIEQTKSDRPTMVMFTADHGLACGHHGLMGKQNMYDHSIRVPLIIAGENIPQGKTIDVPVYLQDVMPTALELAGVAPGPEVHFHSLLPIVRGEQKVSNYPAIYSSYLNLQRCVVKDGFKLVVYPALPAAKLFDLQHDPLELSDLSADPNHATRKEQLFDALVAEAESISDPLDLAAARKKLFPQ; encoded by the coding sequence ATGTCCCGATCTTCCTGGTGCTCGCTACTCATCCCTCTCGCGCTTGTTGTGGGAGTGCTCAGCAGCACAGCTTGGGCCGGAGAAAAGCAGCCTTCCTCCACTGCCTTGAAGCCGAACGTGGTCTTCCTTTTCGCCGACGATTTGTCGTACGAGGCGCTCGCCTATGCCGGGAATGGGCAGGTAAAGACACCGAACCTCGACCGGCTCGCGAAACAAGGAACTTCGTTTTCCCATGCATACAACATGGGCTCGTTTAGTCCTGCCGTTTGCATTGCGAGTCGTTCGATGCTCGTGACGGGGCGCAGTGTGTGGAAGGCCCAAACACTGCATGCGGCGGGGGGAAAAGAACCGAAAAACGTGGTGCTTTGGCCGCGCCAGATGCACGGCGCCGGCTATCAAACATTCATCACCGGCAAGTGGCATGTCCCTTGGAATCCGATGCTGGCTTTCGATGTCACAGCGCATGTGCGCGGCGGCATGCCCAAGGATGTTCCGTCGTTCTACGATCGTCCGCATTCGGATAAGCCCGACACGTTCGACCCTGCTAATCCGGGGAATGGTGGCTATTGGCAAGGGGGAAAACATTGGTCGGAAGTGACTGCCGACGATGCCGTGGAGTTCTTCTCGGCCTCGCGCGACAAATCGCGTCCCTGTTTCATGTACGTGGCGTTCAATGCCCCGCATGATCCGCGACAAGCGCCTCAAACCTACCTCGATCGCTATCCAACCGAGACGATCGAAGTGCCGAAGGATTTTCAGCCTCTCTATCCCGAGCGCGCAAGCATCGGCGCGGATGAAAAACTGCGCGATGAAAAACTAGCTCCGTTCCCACGCACGGAGTTTGCTGTGCGAACGCATCGCCGCGAATACTACGCGCTAATCACCCATCTCGACGATCAGATCGGACGGATACTCGATGCCATCGAACAAACAAAATCAGATCGTCCCACGATGGTGATGTTCACCGCCGATCATGGACTCGCTTGTGGCCACCATGGGCTGATGGGAAAGCAAAACATGTATGACCATAGCATCCGTGTGCCGCTGATCATTGCTGGCGAAAATATTCCGCAAGGTAAAACGATCGATGTGCCGGTCTACCTTCAGGATGTGATGCCGACTGCGCTCGAACTTGCGGGAGTCGCTCCGGGACCAGAAGTTCATTTTCATAGCCTGCTGCCGATCGTGCGTGGAGAGCAGAAAGTTTCGAATTATCCCGCGATTTACAGTAGCTACCTGAATCTGCAGCGTTGCGTGGTGAAGGATGGATTTAAGCTCGTAGTCTATCCCGCGCTACCTGCGGCCAAACTGTTTGATCTGCAGCACGATCCACTCGAACTGAGCGATTTATCAGCCGACCCGAATCACGCCACGCGTAAAGAGCAGCTGTTCGACGCACTCGTTGCCGAAGCGGAGTCGATCAGTGATCCACTCGATTTAGCTGCGGCGCGCAAGAAGCTGTTCCCGCAGTAG
- a CDS encoding alkaline phosphatase D family protein, which yields MSCSKNKHPADQLTVGRRSFLAASGVVAAAIATPSNLRGAAADEVVFASAFHDTPDRVWPGPLYWTNPLQDWRIAEGRLECINAAPGRNIHLLSHDIASGAGEFVAEVTLGSLDAEQLSDSKGSAGFLLGVKGELPDYRHHLIYGRGIFAGIRAGNELVIGNGPQAPKVKLDLASSSVKLILRASLDEDGMKPVVSLEAIDPTTDTLLATVTHKQLAAVDIAGNAVLTANFAPPAPTGKKNAGTASGPPERWWFNHWKLSGSLVRYHADRHFGPICFVHFTLHDRQLKLTAQLAPLGEFDSPTVSLQFPGAAAESKPIVAKIDPASRTAHFATKEIDPALDTKFQLTTYLTSKSGKQTEYSYEGIVRREPKHDEPLKVADISCNAHYAFPNIECAAAVAKLDPDLIAFTGDQYYEPSGGFGVDRSSIERSLLDVLRKWMLHGWTWHELTRSRPSISIPDDHDVYHGNLWGEGGKEAPGTVPASEAKGGYKMFAEFVNVVHRQQTSHHPDSPAKPEKQGITGYFGPLTWGGVSFAILADRQYKSGPDGKVPATTSGRADHVNDPNFDPSTADLDGLSLLGEQQMKFLKAWTTDWRGAAMKAVISQTIFTAMATHHGQNNNLLVADYDTNAWPQKARNSAVDLLRQSAAVHLAGDQHLPAVVRYGTTEARDGGFAFASPAVNNLYPRWFLPQQPGENRKADDDGHLGDFRDSFGHPLTVVAVANPALTFAGGLLEREVQKSAGYGLVTFDKQQRKIEIGMLARCWSIRRKKIRSLQDGQ from the coding sequence ATGTCTTGCTCGAAGAACAAACATCCTGCTGACCAGCTCACCGTAGGAAGACGCAGTTTTCTGGCGGCTTCGGGTGTAGTAGCGGCCGCGATTGCCACACCTTCCAATCTGCGTGGCGCAGCGGCTGATGAAGTCGTGTTTGCGAGCGCATTTCACGATACGCCCGATCGCGTTTGGCCCGGTCCTCTGTACTGGACCAACCCACTGCAAGACTGGCGCATCGCCGAGGGACGTCTCGAATGCATTAACGCGGCGCCAGGGCGAAATATTCATTTGCTCTCGCACGACATTGCCAGTGGAGCAGGGGAGTTTGTCGCTGAAGTGACCCTCGGATCACTCGACGCGGAGCAACTGAGCGACAGCAAGGGCTCGGCCGGATTCTTGCTTGGCGTAAAGGGAGAACTACCCGACTATCGGCATCACTTGATTTATGGACGCGGTATTTTTGCCGGTATTCGAGCGGGCAACGAACTCGTGATTGGCAACGGCCCCCAAGCACCGAAAGTCAAACTCGATCTTGCGAGTTCCTCGGTAAAGCTGATCCTCCGCGCGTCGCTGGACGAAGATGGCATGAAGCCAGTCGTCAGTCTCGAAGCGATCGATCCCACGACTGATACACTCCTCGCCACGGTGACGCACAAGCAGCTCGCCGCTGTCGATATCGCTGGCAATGCCGTGCTTACCGCCAATTTTGCTCCCCCAGCTCCAACCGGAAAGAAAAACGCTGGCACGGCGAGTGGCCCACCCGAGCGCTGGTGGTTTAATCACTGGAAACTGAGTGGATCGCTGGTTCGATATCATGCCGATCGTCACTTCGGCCCGATCTGTTTTGTGCACTTCACGCTGCACGATCGTCAGCTGAAACTCACCGCGCAGCTGGCGCCACTGGGAGAGTTCGACTCTCCCACCGTCTCGCTGCAATTCCCCGGTGCAGCCGCCGAGAGCAAGCCCATCGTCGCGAAGATCGATCCTGCTTCGCGCACCGCGCACTTTGCCACTAAAGAAATTGATCCGGCACTCGATACCAAGTTTCAGCTCACTACCTACCTGACCTCGAAGAGTGGGAAACAAACGGAGTATTCCTACGAAGGTATCGTCCGCCGCGAGCCCAAGCACGACGAACCACTGAAAGTGGCTGACATCTCTTGCAACGCACACTATGCCTTTCCGAATATCGAGTGTGCTGCTGCGGTGGCGAAGCTCGATCCCGATCTCATCGCGTTCACGGGGGATCAGTACTACGAACCGAGTGGCGGTTTCGGCGTTGATCGATCGAGCATCGAGCGCTCGCTGCTCGACGTACTCCGTAAATGGATGCTGCATGGCTGGACATGGCACGAACTCACGCGCTCGCGCCCCTCGATTTCCATTCCCGATGATCACGATGTGTACCACGGAAACTTGTGGGGCGAAGGTGGAAAAGAAGCACCCGGCACAGTCCCCGCTTCCGAAGCCAAAGGTGGCTATAAGATGTTCGCCGAGTTTGTGAACGTGGTGCATCGCCAGCAGACTTCGCACCATCCCGACTCCCCCGCGAAGCCTGAAAAGCAAGGAATTACTGGCTATTTTGGGCCTCTCACTTGGGGCGGCGTCAGCTTCGCGATTCTTGCAGATCGCCAGTACAAGAGTGGTCCCGATGGCAAAGTTCCTGCCACGACGAGTGGACGAGCTGACCATGTGAACGATCCGAACTTCGATCCGTCGACCGCCGATCTCGATGGGCTCAGCTTGCTCGGTGAGCAGCAGATGAAGTTCCTGAAAGCATGGACGACCGATTGGCGTGGGGCCGCCATGAAAGCGGTCATTTCGCAAACGATCTTCACGGCGATGGCAACGCATCATGGTCAGAACAACAACCTTCTCGTGGCCGACTATGACACGAACGCTTGGCCGCAGAAAGCACGCAACAGCGCAGTCGATCTTCTGCGACAATCGGCTGCAGTGCATCTCGCAGGGGATCAACATCTTCCTGCCGTGGTGCGCTATGGCACCACTGAAGCACGCGACGGTGGTTTTGCCTTTGCTTCCCCTGCGGTCAACAACCTCTATCCACGATGGTTTTTGCCTCAGCAACCGGGCGAGAATCGGAAGGCCGACGATGACGGCCATCTCGGCGACTTTCGCGACAGCTTTGGACATCCGCTGACTGTGGTAGCGGTCGCTAATCCAGCCCTCACTTTCGCAGGTGGCTTGCTCGAGCGAGAAGTACAAAAATCGGCCGGCTATGGACTCGTAACGTTCGACAAACAGCAACGCAAGATCGAAATCGGGATGCTGGCCCGCTGCTGGTCGATCCGACG